The following coding sequences are from one Rathayibacter sp. VKM Ac-2760 window:
- a CDS encoding TetR family transcriptional regulator has product MSEKSVENEAVIPARERILRAATAEFAEHGFAGARVDRVAAAAGLNKERLYAYYGGKRGLFVATVVGALEALDATLLAEASDLPDLAGRMFDHVWDRPEFLRLLTWARLEGGGVWEEAGERLGSRPAPEARVLEWQRAGIVDASWSAEDLFIALLGLCEIWHLTPFAQRGGDGTRERRRAFVVHVAALVGAPADGPTAVSPRP; this is encoded by the coding sequence GTGAGCGAGAAGTCGGTCGAGAACGAGGCGGTGATCCCCGCCCGCGAGCGCATCCTCCGCGCCGCGACGGCCGAGTTCGCCGAGCACGGCTTCGCCGGCGCCCGCGTCGACCGGGTCGCCGCCGCGGCGGGCCTCAATAAGGAGCGGCTCTACGCCTACTACGGCGGCAAGCGCGGACTCTTCGTCGCGACCGTGGTCGGGGCGCTGGAGGCGCTGGACGCGACGCTGCTCGCGGAGGCGTCCGATCTGCCGGACCTCGCCGGCCGGATGTTCGACCACGTCTGGGACCGCCCCGAGTTCCTCCGCCTGCTCACCTGGGCGCGACTCGAGGGCGGCGGCGTCTGGGAGGAGGCGGGCGAGCGCCTCGGCAGTCGCCCCGCTCCCGAGGCCCGCGTGCTCGAGTGGCAGCGGGCCGGGATCGTCGACGCGAGCTGGTCGGCGGAGGACCTCTTCATCGCCCTGCTCGGGCTCTGCGAGATCTGGCACCTGACGCCGTTCGCCCAGCGCGGAGGCGACGGCACCCGCGAGCGCCGCCGCGCCTTCGTCGTGCACGTGGCGGCGCTCGTGGGGGCACCCGCCGACGGACCGACCGCGGTCAGTCCGCGGCCGTGA